In Amyelois transitella isolate CPQ chromosome 26, ilAmyTran1.1, whole genome shotgun sequence, the following proteins share a genomic window:
- the LOC106131976 gene encoding zinc finger protein 33B-like gives MEFQRNTFGNICRLCLSSESNETFVSLIENNQVNCYGESVKRFAQISIEKDDNLPKSMCQKCVFLLKCAIYFKFKCENSEKTLLKLSRRNVNKTRKDSSIFSNTKRCAQNMQNSQTGNFAFSASDDFQKISNQHLELPKQSYDTNEDSNESFFDNTLSSECNKSNMPTNNSEIVLKLLRSSLSASRSSTYNATKRNRKNVKKDKYECEICKKVLANRVTYSHHMEQHTGFTFICEHCGKGFPNKASLNFHTIVAHGTGPYLPCQHCSFKAPNKIKLTEHEREHTGERPFACDKCGLTFRRQAIWKKHMIHHTKKTVQCPNCPRTFFMKHDLDAHLNNVHERRYMYACDKCHVTYARTVTVRKHLTVVHGIPREIQGKILRVNCGNPQTAEP, from the coding sequence ATGgaatttcaaagaaatacCTTCGGAAATATTTGCAGATTGTGTCTGAGCAGTGAGAGCAATGAGACATTCGTATCACTTATTGAAAATAACCAAGTCAACTGTTACGGCGAGTCAGTAAAGCGATTTGCccagatttctattgaaaaagACGATAATTTACCCAAAAGCATGTGCCAGaagtgtgtatttttattaaaatgtgctATTTACTTCAAGTTTAAGTGTGAAAATAGTGAAAagacattattaaaattgtcaaGAAGAAACGTAAACAAGACAAGGAAAGATTCAAGTATTTTCTCAAATACCAAACGATGTGCTCAAAATATGCAGAATTCTCAAACCGGAAATTTTGCCTTTTCTGCCAGTGATGATTTTCAGAAAATTTCAAATCAGCATTTAGAATTGCCGAAGCAAAGCTATGACACAAATGAAGATTCAAATGAAAGTTTTTTCGACAACACTTTGTCTTCAGAATGTAATAAGTCTAATATGCCTACAAATAATAGTGAAATTGTATTAAAGTTGTTAAGAAGCAGTCTTAGTGCTTCACGAAGCTCAACATATAATGCCACAAAAAGAAATCGCAAGAATGTCAAGAAGGACAAATACGAATGTGAAATTTGCAAGAAAGTCCTCGCGAATCGTGTTACATATAGTCATCACATGGAGCAACACACTGGCTTTACGTTCATATGTGAACACTGTGGCAAAGGCTTCCCGAACAAAGCAAGCTTGAACTTTCATACAATTGTTGCCCACGGGACCGGTCCGTACTTGCCTTGCCAACACTGTTCATTCAAGGcaccaaacaaaataaaattaactgaacATGAACGGGAACATACCGGAGAGCGTCCCTTTGCATGCGATAAATGCGGATTGACATTCCGCAGGCAAGCGATTTGGAAAAAACACATGATACACCATACCAAAAAGACAGTACAATGTCCAAATTGTCCACGTACATTTTTCATGAAACATGATTTGGACGCCCATTTGAACAACGTCCACGAAAGGAGATATATGTATGCTTGCGATAAGTGTCACGTGACTTACGCTAGAACAGTAACCGTAAGGAAACATTTGACCGTAGTGCATGGTATTCCGAGAGAAATTCAGGGAAAAATCTTAAGAGTAAATTGTGGGAATCCACAAACGGCAGAACCATAA